Proteins found in one Rhodobacteraceae bacterium D3-12 genomic segment:
- a CDS encoding MarC family protein produces MIESAFLITSFVALFVVIDPVGLTPLFVTLTQGMNAQQRRAIGFRACLVAFVLLAMFAIFGEAVLGFIGISMPAFRVAGGALLFLTALDMLFERRAPRREGQAEDDRPDPSVFPLALPLIAGPGSIATVILLASQQNEWLGLAAVIGVAFAVILMVFAFFLASGLLERMMGKTGINIATRLLGMLLAALAVQFILDGLTAFGFAG; encoded by the coding sequence ATGATCGAATCTGCCTTCCTCATCACCTCTTTCGTCGCCCTCTTCGTGGTGATCGACCCGGTCGGGCTGACCCCTCTTTTCGTCACCCTCACCCAAGGGATGAACGCCCAGCAACGCCGCGCCATCGGCTTTCGCGCCTGCCTCGTTGCCTTCGTTCTGCTCGCCATGTTTGCGATTTTTGGCGAGGCGGTGCTCGGCTTTATCGGCATCTCCATGCCCGCCTTCCGCGTCGCCGGTGGGGCGCTGTTGTTCCTCACCGCGCTCGACATGCTGTTTGAACGCCGCGCCCCCCGCCGCGAGGGGCAGGCCGAAGACGACCGCCCCGACCCTTCCGTCTTCCCCCTTGCCCTGCCGCTGATCGCCGGCCCCGGCTCCATCGCCACGGTGATCCTGCTCGCCTCGCAACAAAACGAATGGCTCGGCCTTGCGGCGGTGATCGGCGTTGCCTTCGCCGTGATCCTGATGGTGTTTGCCTTCTTCCTTGCCTCCGGCCTGCTTGAACGCATGATGGGCAAAACCGGCATCAACATCGCCACCCGCCTGCTCGGCATGCTGCTCGCCGCCCTCGCGGTGCAGTTCATCCTCGACGGGCTCACCGCTTTCGGGTTTGCGGGCTAA
- a CDS encoding sulfotransferase domain-containing protein encodes MTANMTARKLYLGPLTDSRRWDKVKIRPDDVIVVTPPKSGTTWMQTIVALLLTGDPWVAPDLSIEMPWVDIRMRDMDEVGDRLEAMHHRRSMKSHTPLDGLPVGGRAQYLCVMRHPLDIHISFRNHVRNIPMGWFDAWYPEDDTDGIAFRRFLDGGPEGFDGDFAPLAHILRHYKAAKAQSDRRNVSLFHYADMKRDLPGTFARVAELLGVSHSAAVMEDLIAAATFDNMKENAERFCPSGGKGFFKSDAGFFHGGKNGSWRAILSDEEVAAYDAVMAEALPTEAREWLENGALGGAGG; translated from the coding sequence ATGACGGCGAACATGACGGCGCGAAAGCTCTACCTTGGGCCGCTGACGGACAGTCGGCGATGGGATAAAGTGAAAATCCGGCCCGATGATGTGATCGTCGTGACCCCGCCGAAAAGCGGCACCACATGGATGCAGACGATTGTTGCGCTGTTGCTGACCGGTGATCCGTGGGTCGCGCCGGACTTGTCGATTGAGATGCCATGGGTCGATATTCGCATGCGCGATATGGACGAGGTGGGCGACCGGTTGGAGGCGATGCACCATCGCCGGTCGATGAAAAGTCACACGCCGCTGGACGGATTGCCGGTGGGGGGTCGGGCGCAGTATCTGTGCGTGATGCGTCATCCGCTGGATATTCACATCTCGTTTCGCAACCATGTGCGCAACATTCCGATGGGGTGGTTTGATGCGTGGTATCCCGAGGATGACACCGATGGGATTGCGTTCCGCCGGTTTCTGGATGGTGGACCCGAGGGGTTTGACGGCGATTTCGCCCCGCTGGCGCATATCCTGCGCCATTACAAAGCCGCCAAGGCGCAGAGCGACCGGCGCAACGTGTCGCTGTTTCATTACGCGGATATGAAGCGCGATTTGCCGGGCACGTTTGCGCGGGTGGCCGAGCTGTTGGGCGTGTCGCATTCCGCGGCGGTGATGGAGGATCTGATCGCGGCGGCAACTTTTGACAACATGAAAGAGAATGCCGAGCGGTTTTGCCCGTCGGGAGGCAAGGGGTTTTTCAAATCCGACGCGGGGTTCTTTCACGGCGGCAAAAACGGCAGTTGGCGCGCGATTTTGAGCGATGAGGAGGTGGCGGCCTATGACGCGGTGATGGCGGAGGCCTTGCCCACAGAGGCGCGTGAATGGCTGGAAAACGGGGCTTTGGGCGGGGCAGGCGGGTGA
- a CDS encoding TfoX/Sxy family protein produces MTTPISSIRNLGPAMEAAFARVGITSAESLRALGADEAYARLLENGHRPHFIGYYVLVMGLQGRPWNDCKGAEKAALRKTFDAMKASRHDKGRSDLEAALNAIGVIEKPA; encoded by the coding sequence ATGACCACGCCAATCTCATCCATCCGCAACCTCGGCCCCGCAATGGAGGCCGCCTTCGCCCGCGTCGGTATCACCAGCGCAGAAAGCTTGCGCGCGCTCGGCGCGGATGAGGCCTATGCGCGGCTGCTCGAAAACGGCCACCGCCCTCATTTCATTGGATATTACGTGCTTGTCATGGGGCTACAGGGACGGCCATGGAACGATTGCAAAGGCGCTGAAAAAGCCGCCCTGCGCAAAACCTTCGACGCCATGAAAGCCAGCAGACATGACAAGGGCCGCTCCGATCTCGAAGCGGCCCTGAATGCCATCGGTGTGATCGAGAAACCGGCTTAG
- a CDS encoding ATP-binding cassette domain-containing protein translates to MLRLDDISYSVAGRLLIEHASANIPTGHKVGVVGRNGTGKTTLFRLIRQELALESGTISLPSRARIGGVAQEVPGNEVSLVDTVLAADTERAALMAEEPTDPDRIAEVQTRLADIDAWGAEARASSILRGLGFTAEEMLMPCSAFSGGWRMRVALAAVLFSAPDLLLLDEPTNYLDLEGALWLESYLAKYPHTVLIVSHDRGLLNRAVGAILHLEDRKLTLYQGNYDKFAETRAARLLVAQSEAKKQDARRAHLQSFVDRFRAKASKAVQAQSRLKMIAKLKPITTPQEAALRAFTFPSPEELSPPIIRVENGSVGYDGEPVLNRLDLRIDQDDRIALLGRNGEGKSTLSKLLSGRLNLIDGRMTTSSKLRVGFFAQHQVDELHTDETPLDHIRRLRPTETPPRLRARLGTFGIGAEQADTLVSALSGGQKARLSLMLATIDAPHLLILDEPTNHLDIESREALVEALTAYTGAVILVSHDMHLLSLVADRLWLVKNGGVAPYEGDLESYRALLLSRDKPSPKDKDKAKAKPAAKAKRASRDTLLALRAEVRKCEERVDKLNTMGDKLAKKLADPALYDDANEAAVWQKKYAELREALTRAEALWMGALEKLEKAEA, encoded by the coding sequence ATGCTCAGGCTTGATGATATATCCTATTCGGTGGCAGGGCGGCTCTTGATCGAGCACGCCTCAGCCAATATTCCAACCGGCCACAAGGTCGGCGTCGTCGGGCGTAATGGCACCGGCAAAACCACGCTGTTCCGCCTCATCCGGCAGGAACTCGCGCTGGAAAGCGGCACGATCTCGCTGCCCTCCCGCGCCCGCATTGGCGGCGTCGCCCAAGAGGTGCCAGGCAATGAGGTCTCGCTCGTTGATACGGTGCTTGCCGCCGATACCGAACGCGCCGCCCTCATGGCAGAAGAGCCGACCGACCCCGACCGCATCGCCGAGGTTCAGACCCGCCTTGCCGACATCGACGCTTGGGGCGCCGAGGCCCGCGCCTCCTCCATCCTGCGCGGCCTTGGCTTTACCGCCGAAGAAATGCTGATGCCCTGCTCCGCCTTTTCCGGCGGCTGGCGGATGCGCGTGGCGCTGGCGGCGGTGCTGTTCTCCGCACCCGATCTTTTGCTGCTTGACGAACCGACCAACTATCTCGACCTCGAAGGCGCGTTGTGGCTCGAAAGCTACCTTGCGAAATATCCCCACACCGTGCTGATCGTCAGCCACGACCGCGGCCTCCTGAACCGCGCCGTCGGCGCGATCCTGCACCTCGAAGACCGCAAGCTGACGCTCTATCAGGGCAATTACGACAAATTCGCCGAAACCCGCGCCGCCCGCCTCTTGGTCGCCCAATCCGAGGCCAAGAAACAAGACGCCCGCCGCGCCCATTTGCAAAGCTTCGTCGACCGCTTCCGCGCCAAGGCCTCAAAAGCGGTGCAGGCCCAGTCCCGCCTCAAGATGATCGCCAAACTCAAGCCGATCACCACCCCGCAAGAGGCCGCCCTGCGCGCCTTCACCTTCCCCTCGCCCGAAGAGCTTTCCCCGCCCATCATCCGGGTCGAAAACGGCTCTGTCGGCTATGATGGTGAACCGGTGTTGAACCGCCTCGACCTGCGCATTGACCAAGACGACCGCATCGCGCTCCTTGGTCGCAACGGCGAAGGAAAATCCACTCTTTCCAAACTGTTATCCGGCAGACTTAATCTGATCGACGGGCGCATGACCACCTCTTCCAAACTGCGCGTCGGCTTCTTTGCCCAGCATCAGGTGGACGAGCTTCACACCGATGAAACCCCGCTCGACCACATCCGCCGTCTGCGCCCCACCGAAACGCCGCCGCGCCTGCGGGCGCGCCTTGGCACCTTCGGCATCGGCGCCGAGCAGGCCGACACGCTGGTCAGCGCCCTCTCCGGCGGCCAAAAGGCCCGCCTCTCGCTGATGCTCGCCACCATCGACGCGCCGCACCTCTTGATCCTCGATGAACCGACCAACCACCTCGACATCGAATCCCGCGAGGCTCTGGTCGAGGCGCTCACCGCCTATACCGGCGCGGTCATCCTTGTCTCTCACGACATGCACCTGCTGTCGCTGGTCGCCGACCGGCTCTGGCTGGTCAAAAACGGCGGCGTCGCCCCCTATGAGGGCGATCTCGAAAGCTACCGCGCCCTGCTTTTGTCGCGTGACAAACCCAGCCCCAAGGACAAAGACAAGGCCAAAGCCAAGCCAGCCGCCAAAGCCAAACGCGCCTCCCGCGATACCCTCCTCGCCCTGCGCGCCGAGGTGCGAAAATGCGAAGAGCGCGTTGATAAACTCAACACGATGGGCGATAAACTGGCCAAGAAACTCGCCGACCCCGCGCTTTATGACGACGCCAACGAAGCCGCCGTCTGGCAAAAGAAATACGCCGAACTGCGCGAGGCCCTGACCCGCGCAGAAGCCCTCTGGATGGGGGCGCTCGAAAAGCTGGAGAAAGCCGAGGCATGA
- a CDS encoding multidrug effflux MFS transporter — MITDFPMAPARTPPHITTLILLTAVSVLTLNMFLPSMERMARDFEVDYALISVALGGFLAVSAVLQLFLGPISDRIGRRPVMLGGLMVYTLASVGCALSTDIYVFLAFRMLQCGVSAGMVLSRAIVRDTSPPEEAARRLAVMGTAFALAPLLAPVVGGLLDEALGWRSIFWVFAALGLGLTIVTWADLGETNLTPSTSYLAQFRAYPDLVKSGLFWAYCVLLVCSIGGFYVFLGGAPQVGATMFGLTPGWLGVGMGSTSGGFLLGNVFNRVMSKRLGMMRMMVYGRVVALVGPLLAMAVFAFGGGNAVVLFGGALFIGFGNGMTLPGANAGVMSVAPRLAGSASGLAGALTLAGGAASSTLIGALVSGPYGSYILLGALAMMSGIGLCAAIVVGRLEAARGAL; from the coding sequence ATGATAACGGATTTCCCGATGGCCCCCGCCCGCACGCCGCCGCACATCACCACGCTGATTCTTTTGACAGCGGTGAGTGTGCTGACGCTGAATATGTTTCTGCCGTCGATGGAGCGCATGGCGCGCGATTTCGAGGTTGATTACGCTCTGATCTCGGTTGCGTTGGGCGGGTTTCTGGCGGTTTCGGCGGTTTTACAGCTTTTCCTAGGGCCAATCAGCGACCGGATCGGGCGACGCCCGGTGATGTTGGGCGGGCTGATGGTGTATACGCTGGCCTCGGTCGGATGTGCGCTGTCGACCGACATTTACGTGTTTCTGGCGTTTCGGATGCTGCAATGCGGGGTCAGCGCGGGGATGGTTTTGAGCCGGGCCATTGTGCGCGACACCTCGCCCCCCGAAGAGGCGGCGCGGCGGTTGGCGGTGATGGGCACGGCGTTTGCGCTGGCGCCTTTGCTGGCACCGGTTGTTGGCGGTTTGCTGGATGAGGCGCTTGGCTGGCGCTCGATTTTCTGGGTGTTTGCGGCGTTGGGTCTTGGGCTGACCATTGTGACGTGGGCGGACCTTGGCGAGACGAACCTGACCCCATCGACGAGCTATCTGGCGCAGTTTCGCGCCTATCCCGACCTTGTGAAATCAGGGCTGTTTTGGGCGTATTGCGTGCTTTTGGTGTGTTCCATCGGCGGGTTTTACGTGTTTTTGGGCGGCGCGCCACAGGTGGGGGCGACGATGTTCGGGCTGACGCCTGGCTGGCTTGGGGTTGGGATGGGATCAACCAGTGGCGGGTTCTTGTTGGGCAATGTTTTCAACCGGGTGATGTCAAAGCGGTTGGGCATGATGCGGATGATGGTTTACGGGCGCGTCGTGGCGTTGGTGGGGCCATTGTTGGCGATGGCGGTGTTTGCGTTTGGCGGTGGCAATGCGGTGGTGTTGTTTGGCGGCGCGTTGTTCATCGGCTTTGGCAATGGCATGACCTTGCCGGGCGCGAATGCCGGGGTGATGTCGGTCGCACCACGCCTTGCGGGGAGCGCATCGGGCTTGGCGGGGGCGTTGACCCTGGCGGGCGGGGCGGCGTCGTCAACATTGATTGGCGCGCTCGTTTCAGGCCCGTATGGGTCGTATATATTGCTGGGCGCGCTGGCAATGATGAGCGGGATCGGTCTTTGCGCGGCGATTGTCGTGGGGCGGTTGGAGGCGGCGCGGGGGGCGCTCTGA
- a CDS encoding glycosyltransferase family 2 protein — translation MQSKVAAVTMVRDDLFFLRAWLHHYGEVLGRENCYIVNHGRGEAVADLATGCNIIGIPGDPHKNFDMKRWRFLNNVVMGLRSYYDHVVVGDVDELVVVDPASGKSLLEYLWDAPIRRVLTPLGLEVIHRIDVEPEAVEGRILGPRRHVRLAPHYSKPCVVSVGTKIARGGHYTQYGKLFAPDDLYLFHLKFCDFPEYVAAMNRRNAVTQEIGGGVKETAIGRHWFAEARGEDRAEFEAFAELDFIEGFDMEPYRARMRDTFGKRGDTGFFEFDRPEYGLQFELPERFYGVF, via the coding sequence ATGCAGTCAAAAGTAGCGGCGGTCACCATGGTGCGCGACGATTTGTTTTTCCTGCGCGCATGGTTGCACCACTATGGCGAGGTGCTGGGCCGCGAGAATTGTTACATCGTCAACCACGGGCGCGGCGAGGCGGTGGCCGACCTTGCCACGGGGTGCAATATCATCGGCATTCCGGGCGATCCGCACAAGAATTTCGACATGAAACGCTGGCGGTTTTTGAACAACGTGGTGATGGGGCTTAGGTCGTATTATGACCATGTGGTTGTCGGCGATGTGGATGAATTGGTGGTGGTTGATCCGGCCAGCGGCAAGAGCCTGCTGGAGTATCTCTGGGACGCGCCGATCCGGCGGGTTTTGACGCCGCTGGGATTGGAAGTGATCCACCGGATTGATGTGGAGCCGGAGGCGGTGGAGGGCCGGATTTTGGGGCCACGGCGGCATGTGCGGCTGGCGCCGCATTATTCCAAGCCCTGCGTCGTATCGGTGGGCACCAAGATCGCGCGGGGCGGGCATTACACGCAATATGGCAAGCTGTTTGCGCCGGATGATTTATACCTGTTTCATCTGAAATTCTGTGATTTCCCCGAATATGTGGCGGCGATGAACCGGCGCAATGCAGTGACCCAAGAGATCGGCGGCGGGGTCAAGGAAACCGCCATCGGGCGCCATTGGTTTGCCGAGGCACGGGGCGAGGACCGCGCCGAGTTCGAGGCATTTGCCGAGCTGGATTTCATCGAAGGCTTTGACATGGAGCCTTACCGCGCGCGGATGCGCGACACGTTCGGCAAGCGCGGCGACACCGGGTTTTTCGAGTTCGACCGGCCGGAATACGGCTTGCAATTCGAGCTGCCCGAACGGTTTTACGGTGTGTTCTGA
- a CDS encoding pyruvate dehydrogenase complex dihydrolipoamide acetyltransferase, whose translation MPTEILMPALSPTMEEGTLAKWLVKEGDTVQSGDLLAEIETDKATMEFEAVDEGVIGKILVSEGSENVKVNTVIAVLLEDGESADDIGETSSPAAAPASNSASDDEETAEAAPAPAKSDTPAPAAPKSADGTRIFASPLARRIAADKGLDLSQITGSGPKGRIVKADVESAKASDAPAPAKSTAPTGLAPAAAPQSASADAVAKMYGDREYEEIPLDGMRKTIAARLTEAKQTIPHFYLRRDIKLDALLKFRSQLNKQLESRGVKLSVNDFIIKASALALQEVPDANAVWAGDRMFKLKPSDVAVAVAIDGGLFTPVLKDAEMKSLSALSAEMKDLATRARDRKLAPHEYQGGSFAISNLGMFGIDNFDAVINPPHGAILAVGAGVKKPIVGEDGELAIATVMSVTLSVDHRVIDGALGARLLQSIVDNLENPMLMLA comes from the coding sequence ATGCCCACAGAAATCCTCATGCCCGCCCTCTCCCCCACGATGGAGGAAGGCACCCTCGCCAAATGGTTGGTCAAGGAAGGCGACACAGTGCAATCCGGCGACCTTCTGGCCGAGATCGAAACCGACAAGGCCACGATGGAATTCGAAGCGGTCGACGAAGGGGTGATCGGCAAGATCCTCGTTTCCGAAGGCTCTGAGAACGTCAAGGTCAACACCGTCATCGCCGTTCTGCTCGAAGACGGCGAAAGCGCTGATGACATTGGCGAGACAAGCAGCCCCGCCGCTGCCCCCGCCAGTAACAGCGCCTCTGACGACGAGGAAACAGCCGAGGCCGCACCGGCCCCCGCCAAATCCGACACGCCAGCCCCCGCAGCCCCGAAATCCGCCGATGGCACGCGCATCTTCGCCTCGCCACTGGCACGCCGCATCGCCGCCGACAAGGGCCTCGACCTGAGCCAGATCACCGGCTCCGGCCCCAAAGGCCGCATCGTCAAAGCCGACGTGGAAAGCGCCAAAGCAAGCGACGCTCCGGCGCCCGCCAAATCCACCGCGCCCACAGGACTGGCCCCCGCCGCCGCGCCCCAATCGGCCAGCGCCGATGCCGTGGCCAAGATGTATGGCGACCGCGAGTACGAAGAAATCCCCCTCGACGGCATGCGCAAAACCATCGCCGCTCGCCTGACCGAAGCCAAGCAAACCATCCCGCATTTCTACCTGCGCCGCGACATCAAGCTCGACGCGCTGCTGAAATTCCGCTCGCAGCTCAACAAACAGCTCGAGTCGCGCGGCGTGAAACTCTCGGTCAATGACTTCATCATCAAGGCCTCCGCGCTGGCCCTGCAAGAGGTGCCAGACGCCAACGCCGTCTGGGCCGGCGACCGGATGTTCAAACTCAAACCCTCGGATGTGGCCGTGGCCGTCGCCATCGACGGCGGGCTGTTCACACCGGTTCTGAAAGACGCCGAGATGAAGTCCCTCTCGGCCCTCTCCGCCGAGATGAAAGACCTCGCCACCCGTGCGCGCGACCGCAAACTCGCGCCGCATGAATACCAAGGCGGCAGCTTCGCGATCTCCAACTTGGGCATGTTCGGCATCGACAATTTCGACGCGGTCATCAACCCGCCCCACGGCGCAATCCTCGCCGTTGGCGCAGGCGTGAAAAAACCGATCGTCGGCGAAGACGGCGAATTGGCGATTGCCACGGTCATGTCCGTCACGCTCAGCGTCGATCACCGCGTCATCGACGGCGCATTGGGCGCGCGACTGTTGCAATCCATCGTCGATAACCTTGAAAATCCGATGCTGATGCTCGCCTGA
- a CDS encoding glutamine synthetase family protein translates to MDHSHLHTFRAVACDLNGQMRGKRLPISSFSKLDTGAVRMPYSVLNVDIWGADIDNSPLVFATGDADATLRPTERAAMPMPWLKNASALQPMWMFHDDGRPFEGDPRHALAAVLKRYADRGLTVKAAAEMEFYLVDDSGQSPAPPINPLSGRPLHGQAILSLRQLDAFDEFFTDLYDGCAEMGIPAQSAISEAGLGQFEIDLTHCDAMEAADNAWLFKALVKGLARRHDFAATFMAKPFAQDSGSGMHVHFSVLDADGNNIFNDGTARGTDTLRHAIAGCLKGLHPSTLLFAPHANSYERMVPEAHAPTGICWAYDNRTAAVRVPGGAPVARRIEHRVSGGDNNPYLTLAVILGAALAGIEDAQEPPEPITGNAYALDLPQLAPDWAAAVDAFENSAFIARLLPQDLIRNMCYTKRQEIEQIATIAPDEQWKTYLETV, encoded by the coding sequence ATGGACCATTCACATTTACATACCTTCCGCGCTGTCGCCTGTGATCTCAACGGACAGATGCGCGGCAAACGCCTGCCAATCTCCAGCTTCTCCAAGCTTGATACAGGCGCGGTGCGCATGCCCTATTCGGTGCTCAACGTCGATATCTGGGGCGCCGACATCGACAACAGCCCGCTGGTCTTTGCCACCGGCGACGCCGACGCCACCCTGCGGCCCACCGAACGCGCCGCGATGCCGATGCCGTGGCTCAAAAATGCCTCGGCGCTGCAACCCATGTGGATGTTTCACGACGATGGCCGCCCCTTTGAAGGCGACCCGCGCCATGCGCTCGCCGCCGTTTTGAAACGCTATGCCGACCGTGGTCTCACCGTAAAAGCCGCCGCCGAGATGGAATTCTACCTTGTTGATGACAGCGGCCAATCCCCGGCCCCGCCGATCAACCCGCTGTCCGGGCGTCCCTTGCACGGACAGGCAATCCTCTCCTTGCGCCAGCTCGACGCCTTTGATGAGTTCTTCACCGATCTCTACGATGGCTGCGCCGAAATGGGCATCCCCGCTCAAAGCGCGATCTCCGAAGCAGGCCTTGGCCAGTTCGAAATCGACCTGACCCATTGCGACGCCATGGAAGCCGCCGATAACGCGTGGCTTTTCAAAGCGTTGGTCAAGGGGCTCGCGCGGCGTCACGATTTCGCCGCCACCTTCATGGCCAAACCCTTCGCCCAAGATTCCGGCAGCGGCATGCATGTGCATTTCTCGGTGCTTGATGCGGATGGCAACAATATCTTCAACGATGGCACCGCGCGCGGCACCGACACCTTGCGCCACGCGATTGCGGGCTGTCTCAAGGGGCTGCACCCCTCCACGCTGCTCTTTGCGCCGCACGCAAACTCCTACGAGCGGATGGTCCCCGAGGCGCATGCCCCCACCGGCATTTGCTGGGCCTATGACAACCGCACCGCCGCCGTTCGCGTCCCCGGTGGCGCGCCCGTTGCGCGCCGTATCGAACATCGCGTGTCGGGGGGCGACAACAACCCATACCTCACGCTCGCGGTCATTCTCGGCGCGGCTCTCGCCGGGATCGAAGACGCCCAAGAACCGCCGGAACCGATCACCGGCAACGCCTATGCCCTCGACCTGCCCCAGCTCGCCCCCGATTGGGCCGCCGCTGTCGATGCGTTTGAAAACAGCGCCTTTATTGCCCGCCTCTTGCCCCAAGACCTGATCCGCAACATGTGCTATACCAAGCGGCAGGAAATAGAACAGATCGCCACGATTGCGCCTGACGAGCAATGGAAAACCTATCTTGAAACGGTCTGA
- a CDS encoding TIGR02281 family clan AA aspartic protease — MDQDLSQLAFPLLLACAAFAWLLGQKRDRLGQLAQTALTWALVATGALGLYGLWSEVGQSTAQQSVFATEGRIELPRARDGHYYLTAEVNGTPITFTVDTGASEIVLSAADARSAGIDTENLAYIGRAYTANGEVRTAPIRLDSFAVGGIEDRRLRAFVNEGAMDGSLLGMSYLQRYSKIEITNGALTLTR, encoded by the coding sequence ATGGATCAAGATCTCAGCCAACTCGCCTTTCCCCTTTTGCTCGCCTGCGCCGCCTTTGCGTGGCTGCTGGGTCAAAAACGCGACCGGCTCGGCCAGTTGGCGCAAACCGCGCTGACATGGGCGCTCGTCGCGACCGGCGCGCTCGGGCTTTATGGTCTCTGGAGCGAGGTCGGCCAAAGCACGGCACAGCAATCGGTCTTTGCCACCGAAGGGCGCATCGAATTGCCCCGCGCCCGCGATGGTCACTACTACCTCACAGCCGAGGTTAACGGCACGCCCATCACCTTCACCGTCGATACCGGCGCCTCCGAAATCGTGCTTAGCGCGGCAGACGCCCGCTCCGCCGGGATCGACACCGAAAACCTCGCCTATATCGGCCGCGCCTATACCGCCAATGGCGAGGTCCGCACCGCCCCGATCCGCCTCGACAGCTTCGCAGTCGGAGGGATCGAAGACCGCCGCCTGCGCGCCTTCGTCAACGAAGGCGCGATGGACGGGTCGCTCTTGGGGATGAGCTATCTGCAACGCTACTCCAAGATCGAAATCACCAACGGGGCGCTCACCCTCACCCGCTAA
- the ndk gene encoding nucleoside-diphosphate kinase, with protein MALERTFSIVKPDATKRNLTGKIVAKFEEGGLRVVAQKRIQLTLAQAQQFYGVHKERPFFDELCEFMISEPIVVQVLEGENAIARNREIMGATNPADAAEGTIRKEFALSIGENSVHGSDAPETAKEEIAYFFSGLELVG; from the coding sequence ATGGCACTTGAACGCACTTTCAGCATTGTTAAACCCGACGCCACCAAACGCAACCTGACCGGCAAGATCGTTGCCAAATTCGAAGAAGGCGGGCTTCGGGTTGTGGCGCAGAAGCGTATCCAACTGACGCTGGCGCAGGCGCAGCAGTTTTACGGTGTTCACAAAGAGCGCCCGTTCTTTGACGAACTTTGCGAATTCATGATTTCCGAGCCGATTGTTGTTCAGGTTCTGGAAGGCGAGAACGCCATCGCGCGCAACCGCGAGATCATGGGCGCAACCAACCCGGCGGACGCCGCAGAGGGCACCATCCGCAAGGAATTCGCGCTGTCGATCGGCGAAAACTCGGTTCACGGTTCGGACGCACCGGAAACGGCCAAGGAAGAGATCGCATATTTCTTCTCGGGTCTTGAGCTGGTCGGCTAA
- the pdhA gene encoding pyruvate dehydrogenase (acetyl-transferring) E1 component subunit alpha, whose amino-acid sequence MAAKKTTKKSNTSGDELKAHYRDMLLIRRFEEKAGQLYGMGLIGGFCHLYIGQEAVVVGLEACAEEGDKRVTSYRDHGHMLACGMDPNGVMAELTGREGGYSKGKGGSMHMFSKEKHFYGGHGIVAAQVPLGAGLAFADKYNDNKRVTFTYFGDGAANQGQVYETFNMAALWDLPVIFVIENNKYAMGTSQQRSTSSPDIHTRGIAFGIPGEAVDGMDVLAVKAAGEKAVAHCRAGKGPYILEVMTYRYRGHSMSDPAKYRTREEVQKIREKSDCIEHVREMLLAGKHATEDDLKAIDKEIKSVVNDSAEFAKESPEPHLDVLWTDIYATEIPQEA is encoded by the coding sequence ATGGCCGCTAAGAAAACCACCAAGAAATCAAATACTTCGGGTGATGAACTCAAAGCGCATTATCGCGATATGCTGCTCATCCGGCGATTCGAAGAAAAAGCAGGACAACTCTACGGCATGGGGCTGATCGGCGGGTTCTGCCACCTCTACATCGGTCAGGAAGCGGTCGTCGTCGGCCTCGAAGCCTGCGCCGAAGAGGGCGACAAACGCGTCACCTCCTACCGCGATCACGGCCATATGCTGGCCTGTGGCATGGACCCGAACGGCGTCATGGCCGAACTCACCGGGCGTGAGGGGGGCTATTCCAAGGGCAAAGGCGGCTCGATGCATATGTTCAGCAAAGAGAAGCATTTCTACGGTGGCCACGGCATTGTCGCCGCACAGGTGCCGCTCGGCGCGGGCCTCGCCTTTGCTGACAAGTATAACGACAACAAGCGCGTGACCTTCACCTATTTCGGCGATGGCGCTGCCAATCAGGGCCAGGTTTATGAAACCTTCAACATGGCCGCGCTTTGGGATCTGCCGGTGATCTTTGTGATCGAGAACAACAAATACGCCATGGGCACCTCGCAACAGCGCTCCACCTCCTCGCCCGACATCCACACCCGCGGCATTGCCTTTGGCATCCCCGGCGAAGCGGTTGACGGCATGGATGTGCTGGCGGTCAAGGCGGCGGGCGAAAAGGCGGTGGCGCATTGCCGCGCCGGCAAAGGCCCCTACATCCTCGAAGTCATGACCTACCGCTATCGCGGCCACTCGATGTCGGACCCGGCCAAATACCGCACCCGCGAAGAGGTGCAGAAAATCCGCGAGAAATCCGACTGTATCGAACATGTCCGCGAGATGCTTCTGGCCGGCAAACACGCCACCGAAGACGACCTCAAGGCGATCGACAAAGAGATCAAAAGCGTCGTCAACGACAGCGCCGAGTTCGCCAAAGAAAGCCCCGAGCCGCATCTTGATGTGCTTTGGACCGACATTTACGCAACCGAAATTCCGCAGGAGGCTTGA